A region from the Methylocella sp. genome encodes:
- a CDS encoding DEAD/DEAH box helicase family protein codes for MNRFPGLIRKNGMPLDRAREAAAEAGYLGAHIDHAMAETTISDLKDAMDRHPTYSVHDLDRVLERDSHAANAAQAEREVDDNRRAIHDGFREYAVAQEEPDHDLVDAAAHIMQNEGKSWDDALEAAAVRSIDDLPEAREAIDAEGASIPWRKFDEPATPTAPESGKGAAPTVQPSEKPATEGAIQGGGVKPADGGKNPPRAEGQSGKAPQVDPKDEFREIGHNADGNLIREDGNGVRSYFYRGFWHSESVGLQRTPAGWKHVRPTMHDAEYEPVAANTSPATEAGAEGKPQTVIPGAERISDADLAQREAEKPLAPKVPQKDAGGMFDEANTAPQLFDKPAKASKSEPEKDLTNAIGDSLRTDAPAIPEGQQPIDAGRPPEVGPTGGLLADGGRASNGPLRHPDSADSQQPEPADRPAGKAKRSPKRPAGSGGDSSGGDSVRTAAERGRLEAAQSLADRAKRNYLIDPEADQIGVGGPRAKFRANIEAIRTVHQVLAEAREPTLAEKQALVRYTGWGSLSQKAFDQDREYKAERAELKELLTPEEYAAARASTTNAHYTSVPVIQGIWKAVESLGFMGGRALEPAAGVGHFIGLTPESARNVTAWTASELDPTSGAIAKMLYGGADVNVTGFQDLKRPDDYFDLAISNVPFGAYGIRDAKYGLPNLPIHDYFFVRSLDKVRAGGMVAFITSRYTMDKEMSRARKMINQRADFMGAIRLPGGKKGAFAGNAGTEVTTDIIFLRKRANGQSPAENAPSWNDVTDIRIGDGTARINKYFDEHPNIVLGEHVLSGSMYRANEYGVASEDISNIANQIASAASTIPRDLRMVPRSIEARTPKQTTEAAETTGKVKEGGFFEKDGKIFRVLNGVGQETSLKGEDVAKVASLSRMRDIFNDLVSSQASGKTEANAHLREKLSAEYEAFVKKHGPISREVVTVTKRLNKAGEPVIVTSMPNFKAFRPDPDAYKVLSLENYDAETDKARKTALFERDIVSAPVERMISGPSDAMMASLDARGGVDEYYIADALKIPVEQVEAALGDVAYRDPAGGKLATSDDYLSGDVVQKLENAEAAAKDDPRFARNVEALKKVQPEPLTSVDIKAQIGAPWIPDDVYKQFLEEHLGADGSTVRRNPVTAEWNIGVAGASTEAYAKYATNRVDLPQIVDAAMNMRRITVTDKHSDGTSSVNDAATKEANIKVADLKDAFAGNDETGAEGWVWKNDANRDRLEAIYNRQYNSTVNRKFDGQHQTFPGMTRMAAQSDGTIVPFDLRAHQKNAVWRIVQNGNTLLDHVVGAGKTYTMVAASMEMRRLGLVRKPMHIIPNHMLEQYSREFLQAYPTADILVAEKDEMTRDARRAFAGKVATGNWDAIVITHDAFGRIKTSEEWQASYIDKQMEQLEEIIGQMHADKNDKKTVKQVETAKNKLEARKKALLNIERKDGGVTFEELGVDHIFLDEAHLFKNLAFATKMTRVKGLSQAASQRAEDLYQKIQWLEQNKPGRSATFASGTPISNTLAEMFTMQRYLQENRLRQLGIDKFDNWASTFGQTVDSMELSPDGRTYQPVTSFSKFVNIPELVSIYSEIADTQTADMLNLPRPELAKNESGQPGIRIVQAEPTEEEERLIDGFVSRAANLKGVRPGKGSDNMLKVVSDGRKVATDARLYNPDLPFNPNGKVARAIDKITKIYKEGEGSDKVNKLQLVFLDMGVPQTRAATKKPKADQVDEGATDEEDAGEPLETARINLYEDMAKRLVERGIPRNEIAFIHDAKDDQAKGRLFAKARSGETRVLFGSTGKMGVGTNVQRLMTALHHIDAPWKPAEVSQRDGRGLRQGNMNKELQLYRYVTQRSFDAFMWQKLDTKAKFIGQIISGAKGVRSAEDIDNPLPEAAEMKAAATGDMRILEQAELTRKVNQLTAQRRSFESTQSRLSGSIKFLKSRLLHSASQIESAKTEAAKVQDVSGDNFKINLSGVKGGEQTSREAAGAAVKKYFVEMERSFMNSQDARIGNYAGLEISARAQRVFNESNYGVRIQPFIRWEGGEVQSRESVFIDKDANLDGFTRRLDTMISEIKRRPAVLQEGIARDKADLAQSEGAMKDSTWPREADYRSTVEKLSALNKALAEKGKPAEQPKVAVNMTPAPKPESEPDSVDAVRRQLSIAQDRINAQVLDIQRSTTMSGEEKDAQIESLNAKAVSMNEVAARRIAAFMNKP; via the coding sequence ATGAATCGTTTCCCCGGACTGATCCGAAAGAACGGCATGCCGCTGGATCGAGCCCGCGAGGCAGCCGCTGAGGCTGGATATCTCGGCGCTCATATCGATCACGCGATGGCAGAGACGACAATCAGCGACCTTAAGGACGCGATGGATCGCCATCCAACTTATTCAGTTCACGACCTCGACCGCGTTTTGGAGCGTGACTCGCATGCGGCGAACGCTGCCCAGGCTGAGCGCGAAGTTGACGATAACCGCCGTGCGATACACGACGGGTTTCGAGAATATGCGGTCGCGCAAGAGGAGCCCGATCACGATCTCGTCGACGCTGCCGCGCACATCATGCAGAATGAGGGAAAGTCATGGGATGACGCCCTCGAGGCCGCCGCGGTCCGATCGATAGATGATTTGCCGGAAGCGCGCGAAGCAATCGACGCCGAGGGCGCGAGTATCCCGTGGAGAAAGTTTGATGAGCCTGCAACCCCAACAGCTCCTGAGAGCGGTAAAGGCGCTGCGCCAACTGTCCAGCCAAGCGAAAAACCCGCAACTGAGGGAGCAATACAAGGTGGCGGCGTCAAACCTGCTGACGGTGGCAAAAATCCGCCAAGGGCAGAAGGCCAAAGCGGCAAAGCCCCACAAGTAGATCCGAAGGACGAATTTCGCGAAATTGGCCACAATGCCGACGGCAACCTGATTAGAGAGGACGGAAACGGCGTCCGCTCTTACTTTTACCGTGGATTTTGGCATAGCGAGTCGGTTGGACTCCAACGCACGCCTGCCGGGTGGAAGCACGTTCGCCCGACCATGCATGACGCCGAATATGAGCCGGTTGCCGCAAATACGTCGCCGGCGACCGAGGCCGGAGCCGAAGGCAAGCCTCAGACCGTCATTCCGGGCGCTGAGCGTATCAGTGACGCCGATCTCGCACAGCGCGAGGCCGAGAAGCCGCTTGCGCCAAAAGTCCCGCAGAAAGACGCGGGCGGCATGTTCGATGAGGCGAATACCGCGCCCCAGCTATTTGACAAACCCGCGAAGGCGTCCAAGTCTGAGCCGGAAAAGGATTTGACCAATGCCATCGGCGACAGTCTACGCACGGATGCACCAGCAATACCTGAAGGGCAGCAACCCATCGATGCTGGACGCCCTCCAGAAGTCGGGCCAACAGGCGGATTACTTGCGGACGGTGGGCGAGCAAGCAATGGACCTCTACGACACCCTGATAGCGCAGATAGTCAACAACCCGAACCTGCCGACCGACCCGCAGGAAAGGCTAAACGCAGTCCAAAGCGCCCCGCTGGTAGCGGAGGAGATAGTTCTGGCGGAGATAGTGTACGCACCGCGGCCGAACGCGGACGATTAGAGGCTGCCCAAAGCCTCGCCGATCGAGCGAAGCGCAACTATCTCATTGACCCGGAAGCCGACCAGATTGGCGTCGGTGGCCCGCGCGCCAAATTCCGCGCCAACATCGAGGCTATCCGCACGGTACACCAGGTGCTCGCCGAGGCGCGTGAGCCGACGCTCGCCGAGAAGCAGGCCCTCGTGCGCTATACCGGATGGGGATCGCTCTCTCAGAAGGCGTTCGATCAGGACAGGGAATACAAGGCCGAACGCGCTGAGTTGAAAGAGCTTTTGACGCCTGAAGAATATGCGGCTGCTCGAGCCTCGACGACGAATGCGCATTACACGAGCGTCCCGGTCATTCAGGGCATTTGGAAGGCCGTAGAGAGCCTTGGGTTCATGGGAGGTCGTGCGCTCGAGCCCGCAGCCGGCGTGGGCCACTTCATCGGCCTTACCCCGGAGTCGGCCCGCAATGTGACGGCCTGGACTGCGAGTGAGCTTGATCCGACGTCCGGCGCAATAGCCAAGATGCTGTATGGTGGAGCCGACGTAAACGTCACCGGCTTTCAGGATTTGAAGCGGCCGGACGATTATTTTGATCTCGCGATCTCGAATGTCCCATTCGGGGCCTATGGCATTCGCGACGCAAAATACGGCCTGCCGAACCTTCCGATCCACGACTATTTCTTCGTGCGCTCGCTCGACAAGGTACGCGCTGGCGGAATGGTAGCATTCATCACGTCACGCTACACGATGGACAAGGAGATGAGCCGGGCGCGCAAGATGATAAATCAGCGTGCTGACTTCATGGGCGCCATACGCCTGCCGGGCGGCAAGAAAGGCGCATTCGCCGGGAATGCTGGGACGGAAGTCACCACGGACATCATCTTTCTGCGCAAGCGCGCGAATGGTCAGTCTCCCGCAGAAAACGCACCAAGCTGGAATGATGTGACCGATATCCGGATCGGCGATGGAACTGCGCGCATCAACAAATATTTCGACGAACACCCCAACATTGTGTTGGGCGAGCACGTCTTGTCCGGGTCGATGTACCGGGCGAATGAATATGGCGTCGCCAGCGAGGATATCTCGAATATCGCCAATCAGATCGCCTCTGCGGCCTCGACCATTCCGCGGGACTTGCGCATGGTTCCGCGCTCGATCGAGGCCCGGACCCCGAAGCAAACGACAGAGGCGGCCGAGACAACCGGAAAAGTCAAAGAGGGCGGCTTTTTTGAGAAGGATGGAAAAATATTCCGTGTTCTCAATGGCGTGGGCCAGGAGACGAGCCTCAAGGGCGAAGATGTCGCAAAGGTAGCAAGCCTCTCGAGGATGCGTGACATTTTCAACGACCTCGTGTCATCGCAGGCGAGCGGTAAAACGGAAGCCAATGCGCATCTTCGCGAGAAGCTTTCTGCGGAATACGAAGCTTTTGTGAAAAAGCATGGACCGATCAGCCGAGAAGTCGTCACGGTCACAAAGCGGCTGAATAAGGCCGGCGAACCAGTCATCGTCACGTCGATGCCGAACTTCAAAGCGTTCCGACCCGATCCTGATGCCTACAAGGTATTGTCGCTCGAGAACTATGACGCGGAAACCGACAAGGCCCGCAAAACGGCGCTGTTCGAGCGCGACATCGTGTCCGCTCCTGTCGAGCGCATGATCTCAGGGCCTTCCGATGCGATGATGGCCTCTCTGGACGCCCGCGGCGGCGTCGATGAGTACTACATCGCTGACGCTCTGAAGATCCCCGTTGAACAGGTCGAGGCGGCCCTTGGCGATGTGGCCTATCGCGATCCAGCGGGAGGAAAGCTGGCGACGTCCGACGATTACCTTTCTGGCGACGTCGTTCAAAAGCTCGAAAACGCCGAGGCGGCGGCGAAGGACGATCCGCGGTTCGCCCGAAACGTCGAGGCGCTCAAGAAAGTCCAGCCCGAGCCTCTGACGTCGGTCGACATCAAGGCGCAGATCGGCGCGCCTTGGATACCAGATGACGTTTATAAGCAGTTTCTCGAGGAGCATTTAGGGGCAGACGGCTCAACCGTTCGCCGAAACCCCGTCACGGCGGAGTGGAACATCGGCGTTGCAGGAGCGTCCACAGAAGCCTACGCGAAGTATGCGACGAACCGCGTTGACCTTCCGCAGATCGTCGATGCCGCCATGAATATGCGTCGGATCACAGTCACCGATAAGCATTCGGACGGCACGTCGTCAGTCAACGACGCAGCGACTAAAGAAGCGAACATCAAGGTTGCCGACCTGAAAGATGCCTTCGCCGGCAATGATGAGACCGGCGCAGAAGGCTGGGTTTGGAAGAACGACGCTAACCGCGATCGCCTCGAGGCCATCTACAATCGGCAGTACAACTCGACGGTCAATCGTAAATTTGACGGTCAGCACCAAACCTTCCCAGGCATGACGCGGATGGCCGCGCAGTCGGACGGAACCATTGTACCGTTCGACCTCAGAGCGCATCAAAAGAACGCCGTCTGGCGTATCGTGCAGAACGGGAACACGCTTCTCGATCACGTTGTCGGCGCCGGAAAGACCTACACGATGGTCGCCGCCTCAATGGAAATGCGCCGGCTCGGTCTTGTCCGCAAGCCGATGCATATCATCCCGAACCACATGCTCGAGCAATACTCGCGCGAGTTTCTACAAGCCTATCCGACCGCTGATATCCTCGTGGCTGAAAAGGACGAGATGACGCGCGACGCTCGCCGGGCTTTCGCGGGCAAGGTGGCGACGGGAAATTGGGATGCGATTGTCATCACGCATGACGCCTTCGGTCGCATCAAGACCTCGGAAGAATGGCAGGCCTCCTACATAGACAAGCAGATGGAGCAGCTCGAGGAAATCATCGGCCAGATGCACGCGGACAAAAATGACAAGAAGACGGTCAAACAGGTCGAGACGGCCAAGAACAAGCTAGAGGCTCGCAAAAAGGCTCTCCTGAACATCGAGCGCAAGGATGGCGGCGTGACGTTCGAAGAACTCGGCGTCGATCACATTTTCCTCGATGAAGCGCACCTATTCAAGAACCTGGCGTTCGCCACGAAGATGACCCGCGTCAAGGGATTGTCTCAGGCCGCCAGCCAGCGCGCCGAGGATCTTTATCAAAAAATCCAGTGGCTCGAGCAGAACAAGCCCGGCCGTTCGGCGACATTCGCAAGCGGAACGCCGATCTCGAACACGCTGGCTGAAATGTTTACGATGCAGCGTTATCTGCAAGAGAATCGCTTGCGCCAGCTCGGCATCGATAAGTTCGATAATTGGGCGTCAACCTTCGGACAGACCGTCGACTCGATGGAGCTTTCGCCGGACGGACGCACCTATCAGCCCGTCACGTCTTTCTCGAAATTCGTCAATATTCCCGAGTTAGTTTCCATTTACTCGGAGATCGCAGATACGCAGACGGCAGACATGCTCAACCTGCCGCGCCCGGAGCTTGCAAAGAATGAGAGCGGCCAGCCGGGCATCCGCATCGTCCAGGCGGAACCGACCGAGGAAGAGGAACGGCTGATCGACGGCTTTGTGTCCCGCGCCGCGAACCTGAAAGGTGTTCGCCCGGGTAAGGGCTCGGACAACATGCTGAAGGTCGTGTCGGATGGCCGCAAGGTCGCGACAGACGCTCGCCTTTACAATCCCGATCTGCCCTTTAACCCGAATGGCAAAGTCGCACGGGCGATCGACAAGATCACGAAGATTTACAAGGAGGGCGAAGGCTCCGACAAGGTCAATAAGTTGCAGCTCGTATTCCTCGACATGGGCGTGCCGCAGACTCGCGCCGCCACGAAAAAGCCAAAGGCCGATCAGGTTGATGAGGGCGCGACAGACGAAGAAGACGCTGGCGAGCCATTAGAGACAGCGCGCATTAACCTCTATGAAGACATGGCCAAGCGCCTCGTCGAGCGCGGCATCCCGCGCAATGAAATCGCCTTCATTCATGACGCGAAGGACGACCAGGCCAAAGGCCGCCTCTTTGCGAAAGCGCGCTCAGGCGAAACCCGCGTCTTGTTCGGATCGACAGGCAAAATGGGCGTTGGAACGAACGTGCAACGCTTGATGACGGCGCTGCACCACATCGATGCGCCCTGGAAGCCCGCTGAGGTATCGCAGCGGGACGGACGCGGCTTGCGCCAGGGAAACATGAACAAGGAGCTTCAGCTCTATCGCTACGTGACGCAGCGGTCGTTCGATGCCTTCATGTGGCAAAAGCTCGATACCAAGGCGAAGTTCATCGGGCAGATCATCTCCGGAGCCAAAGGCGTGCGCTCCGCGGAGGACATCGATAATCCATTGCCGGAAGCGGCCGAAATGAAAGCCGCCGCCACAGGCGATATGCGCATTCTCGAGCAAGCCGAGCTAACCCGCAAAGTGAACCAGCTCACCGCTCAGCGCCGATCATTCGAGTCGACCCAATCAAGGCTCTCGGGCTCGATCAAATTCCTCAAATCCCGGCTCCTCCACTCGGCCAGCCAGATCGAGTCCGCGAAGACTGAAGCCGCGAAGGTTCAGGATGTCTCGGGCGATAACTTCAAGATCAACCTTTCTGGCGTGAAGGGAGGCGAGCAAACCAGCCGCGAGGCTGCCGGCGCGGCGGTTAAGAAATACTTCGTCGAAATGGAACGGTCTTTCATGAACTCGCAGGACGCGAGGATCGGAAATTATGCGGGGCTCGAGATTTCAGCGCGTGCTCAGCGCGTCTTTAACGAGTCAAACTACGGCGTGCGCATTCAGCCGTTCATTCGCTGGGAAGGCGGCGAGGTTCAGTCGCGCGAGAGCGTGTTTATTGACAAAGACGCGAACCTTGACGGGTTTACGCGCCGTCTCGACACCATGATTAGCGAGATCAAGCGACGCCCAGCCGTCCTCCAGGAAGGCATAGCGCGCGACAAGGCCGACCTTGCTCAGTCTGAAGGCGCTATGAAAGATAGCACCTGGCCGAGAGAAGCTGACTATCGCAGCACGGTCGAAAAGCTTTCGGCACTGAACAAGGCGCTTGCAGAGAAGGGCAAGCCCGCAGAGCAGCCGAAGGTCGCGGTCAACATGACTCCGGCACCGAAACCCGAGTCGGAGCCAGATAGCGTCGATGCCGTTCGCCGCCAGCTATCGATCGCGCAAGATCGCATCAATGCTCAAGTGCTCGATATTCAAAGAAGCACGACGATGAGTGGCGAGGAGAAGGATGCGCAGATCGAGTCGCTCAATGCGAAGGCCGTCTCAATGAACGAAGTAGCTGCGCGACGGATTGCTGCATTTATGAACAAACCGTGA